A region from the Plasmodium berghei ANKA genome assembly, chromosome: 9 genome encodes:
- a CDS encoding phosphoglycerate mutase, putative — protein MTTYTLVLLRHGESTWNQENKFTGWTDVPLSEKGEQEAISAGNYLKEKDFKFDIVFTSVLKRAITTTWYVLKSGDLLHVPVIKTWRLNERHYGSLQGLNKSETAKKYGEEQVKIWRRSYDIPPPKLDKEDNRWPGHNAVYKNVPKGVLPFTECLKDTVERVLPFWFDTIAPAILANKKVLVTAHGNSLRGLVKHLDNLSEADVLELNIPTGVPLVYELDENLKPIKHYYLLDSEELKKKMDEVANQGKAK, from the exons atgacGACATATACTTTAGTTCTTCTAAGGCACG gTGAAAGCACATGGAACCAAGAAAACAAATTCACGGGTTGGACTGACGTTCCCTTAAGCGAAAAGGGAGAGCAAGAAGccat ATCCGCTGGAAATTATTTGAAGGAAAAAGATTTTAAATTTGACATCGTTTTTACATCTGTATTAAAAAGAGCTATTACAACAACATGGTATGTTTTAAAATCTGGTGATCTTTTACATGTACCAGTCATAAAAACATGGAGATTAAATGAAAGACACTATGGCTCATTACAAGGTTTAAACAAATCTGAAACTgctaaaaaatatggagAAGAACAAGTTAAAATATGGAGAAGATCTTATGATATACCCCCTCCAAAATTGGATAAAGAAGATAATAGATGGCCAGGACATAATGcagtttataaaaatgtaccCAAAGGCGTACTACCATTTACTGAATGTTTAAAAGATACAGTTGAAAGAGTTCTACCCTTTTGGTTTGATACTATTGCACCTGCTATATTAGCAAACAAAAAAGTACTTGTCACTGCACATGGAAATAGTTTAAGAGGGTTAGTTAAACACTTAGATAACTTAAGTGAGGCTGATGTATTGGAACTTAATATTCCAACCGGAGTACCGTTGGTATACGAATTAGATGAAAACTTAAAACCTATTAAACACTACTATTTATTAGATAGTGAAGAAttaaagaagaaaatggaCGAAGTAGCTAACCAAGGAAaagcaaaataa
- a CDS encoding protein transport protein SEC16, putative produces the protein MNKDIFSYENIFKNTGINKIQDQRKKSQNVSNTKNEIDNKSDVNIKNKEKTENVEKESEISNNTNKKNYENENKIKRKDNLINSKQKIKKDIYSLFYDKNEINNKKDKPFNFYYTNEDSNIAQCFPTYNINTEKDKAIDGIKNVKDTEFTKHTFTIFNENEQNLVKNVNHILKDNDKERAIQNASTIDNIVHSENNLSNLNNNSLIDNIQLYVKKENENQEEETKSDNFMCFCFGKCGTFFYTQGSSIAYGQLINIIDKEVTKKVDKYQKHNERNEINEYIYTLKHFPGPFSRRNNKIDEKIKKFLNKLIKIKKEKYKDNIFEDTQKNSIYKHLLNIIENDNLLEFNLKQLNVNKSYENEKKKNEQNNIVMKLLKNYQNNSNNKNNMKGVYSEWEESDDYSDCSEIISNKKNNKEMREFKISSKDYNHKSKFNNKTKENIKLENNNSSKCVISNFNEISKDDNKEIFFQTIYGQDLKYGLIYNKKYYFSDIINKKFIYNIFKLQNNERITTDDIYLEYFNLCIYNSKKATNLCLKKDLYKYFFLILKKYNKKKYNKMLDKYIKHISISFNNELDVKNCMKNIYKIYNYNIYDDVLVESFIFFICLLNKKYIFFKNKNIIINHWYVFYTLIFHNFIFQFSENEIDYCDYKDDIINFFQYLIDLLIYNNRYIESQFLYLIISGNPCIYQIKTSYISDAKEVQSIDLHTYSYKNIDNVSNNYTLKIPNAMGEMENKFSSDPKIESLIQHLPKIGFDIYTFQVCDIFEYLYRFKEESFFYDDLIIYKIYYASILLEFGLLEQAKQYIDILYYYIDVIKSNKKNENINYILYLYEILVNQLNYISPHKLPTNKNIQNENYINLYSNQNNYNMHNYKIVSKNYNIKTSTILTETELHINQYNNTMHAVRSESNSQISPYKIETVSKNLESIQNDPFLKHENYQTNKEEVVSYCDINNKNNMDNLLNTESDYYNLHTNEPVKNYMEYQNIETTSSQTMNNYSYNYNYNYNYNNKYNENYMFNQTTENPNVFTNTNIAISTQENKIDDKQNDLYNISGNSLPPIKYGECNNIMQYNSYEIHSSKYISPNYNINNMHTSYNYNNPFPIDTQNINNCYNHKNSNIYFNEHDQKAEINSDHQQVHMNQIVDKADKIDKTDKIDKTDKTDKIDKTDKIDKTDKIDKTDKIDKTDKIDKTDKIDKIDKIDKTDKIDKTDKTDKTDKTAPNDANQNNVDLINIGKSFISGFFSNIKEKIKIVDTGKEETEKEDENIFYYDYEKKRWREKGVTSDEEKEREETKLKNKIEMSKIAPPIISNTYNSTNPKKPLDIKDIRSRYVDYFN, from the coding sequence atgaacaagGATATATTTAGTTAtgaaaacatttttaaaaacacaggcataaataaaatacaagatcaaagaaaaaaatctCAAAATGTGtcaaatacaaaaaatgaaatagaTAACAAATCGgatgtaaatataaaaaataaggaGAAGACAGAGAATGTGGAAAAAGAATCGGAAATTTCGAATAAcactaataaaaaaaattatgaaaatgaaaacaaaataaaaaggaaagataatttaataaattcgaaacaaaaaataaaaaaagatatatatagccttttttatgataaaaatgaaataaataataaaaaagacaaaCCTTTCaacttttattatactaATGAAGATTCAAACATTGCTCAATGTTTTCCTAcctataatataaatacagaAAAAGACAAAGCAATAGAtggaattaaaaatgtaaaagaTACTGAATTTACTAAGCATacttttactatttttaatgaaaatgaacaaaatttagtaaaaaatgttaatcACATATTAAAAGATAATGATAAAGAACGAGCTATTCAAAATGCATCAACTATTGACAATATAGTACATtctgaaaataatttaagcaatttaaataataactCATTAATTGATAACATACAATTATATGtgaaaaaggaaaatgaAAACCAAGAAGAGGAAACAAAGTCAGACAATTTTATGTGTTTCTGTTTTGGAAAATGTGgaacatttttttacacaCAAGGAAGCTCTATAGCATATGGCCaacttataaatataatagataAAGAGGTAACAAAAAAGGTGGACAAATATCAGAAACACAATGAAAGGAacgaaataaatgaatatatatatacattgaAACATTTTCCGGGCCCTTTTTCTCGAaggaataataaaatagatgaaaaaataaagaaatttttaaataaacttataaaaataaagaaagaaaaatataaagacaatatttttgaagATACTCAAAAGAATAGTATATACAAGCatttgttaaatataattgaaaatgataatttgTTGGAATTTAATTTGAAACaattaaatgtaaataaaagttatgaaaatgaaaaaaaaaaaaatgaacaaaataacaTTGTAATGAAGctcttaaaaaattatcaaaataattctaacaataaaaataatatgaaaggGGTATATTCAGAATGGGAAGAAAGTGATGACTATTCTGATTGTTCAGAAAtaatatcaaataaaaaaaataataaagaaatgcgtgaatttaaaatttccAGCAAAGATTATAATCATAAAAGCAAATTTAATAACAAAACTAAAGAAAACATTAAATTAGAAAACAACAATAGTTCTAAATGTGTGATAAGCAATTTTAACGAAATATCTaaagatgataataaagaaattttttttcaaacaaTTTATGGACaagatttaaaatatggattaatatataataaaaaatattatttttcagatataataaataaaaaatttatttataatatatttaaattacaaaataatgaacGAATAACAACtgatgatatatatttagaatattttaatttgtgtatatataatagtaaGAAAGCTACAAAtttatgtttaaaaaaagatctatataaatatttttttttaattttaaaaaagtataataaaaaaaaatataataaaatgttagataaatatataaaacatataagtatatcatttaataaCGAATTAgatgtaaaaaattgtatgaaaaatatttacaaaatatataattataatatatatgatgatGTTCTGGTTgaatcatttattttttttatttgtttgctaaataaaaaatatattttttttaaaaataaaaatattattatcaatcATTGGTATGTATTCTATACATTAATATTtcacaattttatatttcagTTTTCTGAAAACGAAATTGATTATTGTGATTATAAGGatgatattataaatttcttTCAATATTTGATTGacttattaatatataataacagATATATTGAATCtcaatttctttatttaattatttcgGGAAACCCCTGCATCTATCAAATTAAAACATCATACATTTCAGATGCTAAAGAAGTTCAATCCATTGATTTACACACATactcatataaaaatattgataacGTTTCGAATAATTATACTCTCAAAATCCCTAATGCAATGGGagaaatggaaaataaattttcttcTGACCCCAAAATAGAATCGCTAATCCAACATCTGCCAAAAATTGgatttgatatatatacttttcaAGTTTGTgatatttttgaatatttatacagATTCAAAGAAgaaagttttttttatgatgatttaattatttataagaTATATTATGCATCTATATTATTGGAATTTGGATTGTTAGAACAAGCCAAACAATACATAGatattctatattattacatagATGTGATCAAaagcaataaaaaaaatgaaaacattaattatatattatatttatatgaaatattagTAAATCAGttgaattatatttctCCACACAAGTTACCTaccaataaaaatattcaaaatgaaaattatataaatttatattcgAATCAGAATAATTACAATATgcataattataaaattgtttctaaaaattataatataaaaacttCTACAATTTTAACAGAAACAGAATTACACATAAACCAATATAACAACACTATGCATGCGGTTCGATCAGAATCAAATTCACAAATTTCTccatataaaattgaaacTGTATCTAAGAATTTGGAGAGTATTCAAAATGATCCTTTTCTGAAACATGAAAACTATCaaacaaataaagaagaaGTAGTAAGTTATtgtgatataaataataaaaataatatggatAACTTATTAAATACAGAAAGcgattattataatttacatACAAATGAGCctgtaaaaaattacatgGAATATCAAAATATCGAAACAACTAGCAGTCAAACAATGAACAATTATagttataattataattacaattataactataataataaatataatgaaaattatatgttcAATCAAACAACTGAAAACCCTAATGTATTTACAAACACCAATATAGCGATATCTACtcaagaaaataaaattgatgataaacaaaatgatttatataacatttCTGGAAATTCATTGCCACCAATTAAATATGGAgaatgtaataatattatgcaATACAATTCTTATGAGATACATTCgagtaaatatatttcaccaaattataatataaataatatgcatacctcatataattataacaaCCCTTTCCCAATAGACACccaaaatattaacaactgctataatcataaaaatagtaacatttattttaatgaaCATGATCAGAAAGCGGAAATAAATAGCGACCACCAACAAGTACATATGAATCAAATCGTGGATAAAGCTgataaaattgataaaactgataaaattgataaaacTGATAAAACTgataaaattgataaaactgataaaattgataaaactgataaaattgataaaactgataaaattgataaaactgataaaattgataaaactgataaaattgataaaattgataaaattgataaaactgataaaattgataaaacTGATAAAACTGATAAAACTGATAAAACTGCACCAAATGATGCGAACCAGAATAATGTCgatttgataaatattgGTAAAAGTTTTATATCTGGTTTTTTCTCAAATatcaaagaaaaaataaaaatagttgaCACAGGAAAAGAAGAAACAGAAAAAgaagatgaaaatatattttattatgattatgaaaaaaaaaggtgGAGAGAAAAGGGTGTTACATCtgatgaagaaaaagaacgtgaagaaacaaaattaaaaaacaaaatagaAATGTCAAAGATAGCTCCCCCCATTATAtcaaatacatataatagcACAAACCCTAAAAAACCTTTAGatataaaagatataaGAAGTAGATATGTagattattttaattaa
- a CDS encoding ATP-dependent zinc metalloprotease FTSH, putative, with product MYRSHMLEKNGRFLLKKKKFLKNILESYKFEGFREKKNELFTINNDGKRCINSLVYTPNFNKISQNKKDGIIITCDKKKFEQEIVSLNYFLDLIRNKFNNKHLKNNSEFVKNVSNLFNRYAKLCCTHKVDYMQENNEKVKHLKKNDEKINKFLKKSFEAYNKINKISNNNVNSGVDHPNGFVNIKTEIDGKDKESNFVETLFKDIIKIYLSKIPKGFERFEKNNSNKNCNGNINNAQQEEEKPKKFDNNFIYLFILLLLCFLLFVDSNSLYNEITQNDFFYNYLSKGYVDKIKIINKDYVKAYLNSHGINKYHLKYVSFRVGNSDSFERKVELIQKEMNIKLDEIIEVQYVNEGNLIGEIKSYIPSILFFLFLIFIFQKITLKNVANSGMDKLFKFNKINPINKNNYKTDIKFSSVAGMKQAKEEIMEFVDFLKNPAKYQVLGAKIPKGALLCGAPGTGKTLLAKAVAGEANVPFFNISGSDFIEVFVGIGPSRVRELFSQARKHAPSIIFIDEIDAVGRKRSKGGFAGGGNDERENTLNQMLVEMDGFHTSNDQVVVLAGTNRIDILDPAITRPGRFDRIVNINKPDINERSEIFQVHLKNLKLHDSLDIKNISYILASLTPGFVGADIANVVNEGAIQCARRSHIQGVQIKDFELAIERVLGGLAKSTSLISPLEKKTISYHETGHALIGWFLEFADPVLKVSIIPRSNGALGYSQHLSEEIMLFSKEAIHDKIAVILGGRAAEELFIGKITTGAIDDLNKVTQLAYSYVSQYGMNKEIGLVSFQQNGGNNGSGEYAFYRPHSECLAHLIDNEARNLIESQYNRVKAILKKNEKHVHKLANLLYEKETISYHDIVKCVGERPYPIKSNYEKFVKANPYKMNLSTSMEEKTGEVDDPQNSRTQMDDSESVQKNEPQKDNNNVSDNGNDNDLKKKNIQNNNEKGVNGASPVTQNIGNRNKKDEKISNFNIR from the coding sequence atgtacaGATCTCATATgcttgaaaaaaatggacGATTCCTAttgaagaagaaaaaatttcttaaaaatatattagaaaGTTATAAATTTGAAGGGTTTCgagaaaaaaagaatgaATTGTTTACTATTAACAATGATGGAAAAAGATGTATAAACTCATTAGTATATACAccaaattttaataaaataagccaaaataaaaaggatggaataataataacatgtgataaaaaaaaatttgaacaAGAAATAGTTTccttgaattattttttagatttaattcgaaataaatttaataataaacatttaaaaaataatagcgAATTTGTGAAAAATGTTTCTAATCTATTTAATAGATATGCAAAATTGTGTTGTACACATAAGGTGGATTATATGcaagaaaataatgaaaaagtaaaacatttaaaaaaaaacgacgaaaaaataaataaatttttaaaaaaatcatttgaggcatataacaaaataaataaaatttctaataataatgtaaacAGTGGTGTAGATCATCCAAATGgttttgtaaatataaaaacagaAATCGATGGAAAAGACAAAGAATCAAATTTTGTAGAAACATTATTTAaagatattataaaaatatatttatctaaAATTCCTAAAGGATTTGAAagatttgaaaaaaataattcaaacaaaaattgtaatgggaatataaataatgccCAAcaagaagaagaaaaaccaaaaaaatttgataataattttatttatttatttattttattattattatgttttcTGCTATTTGTCGATTCAAATAGcttatataatgaaataacccaaaacgattttttttacaactATTTATCTAAAGGATATgtagataaaataaaaataataaataaagattaTGTAAAAGCATATTTAAATTCACATggtattaataaatatcatCTTAAATATGTTAGTTTTAGAGTAGGAAATAGTGATTCTTTTGAAAGAAAAGTTGaattaatacaaaaagaaatgaatataaaacttGATGAAATTATAGAAGTACAATATGTAAATGAAGGGAATCTTATAGGGGAAATAAAATCTTATATTCCTagtatacttttttttctgtttttaattttcatatttcaaaaaataactttaaaaaatgtagcAAACAGTGGAATGGATAaactatttaaatttaataaaataaatccaattaataaaaataattataaaactGATATCAAATTTTCAAGTGTTGCTGGAATGAAGCAAGCAAAAGAAGAAATTATGGAATTTGTTGACTTTTTGAAAAATCCAGCAAAATATCAAGTATTAGGTGCAAAAATACCAAAAGGTGCATTATTATGTGGTGCACCGGGAACCGGAAAAACATTATTAGCAAAAGCTGTTGCTGGAGAAGCTAATgttcctttttttaatattagtGGAAGTGATTTTATTGAAGTATTTGTAGGAATAGGACCATCAAGAGTCCGAGAATTATTTTCTCAAGCAAGAAAACATGCACcatctattatttttatagatGAAATAGATGCTGTTGGGAGAAAGAGATCAAAGGGAGGTTTTGCAGGTGGAGGAAATGATGAAAGAGAAAATACTCTAAACCAGATGCTTGTAGAAATGGATGGGTTCCATACATCTAATGATCAAGTAGTTGTTTTAGCAGGAACAAATAGAATCGATATTTTAGATCCTGCTATTACAAGACCAGGAAGATTTGATAGaattgttaatattaacaaacctgatattaatgaaagatcagaaatatttcaagttcatttaaaaaatttaaaattacaTGATTCTTtagatattaaaaatataagttatATATTAGCGTCGTTAACACCGGGATTTGTCGGTGCAGATATTGCAAACGTTGTAAATGAAGGTGCAATACAATGTGCAAGACGATCACATATACAAGGTGTTCAAATAAAGGATTTTGAATTAGCTATTGAAAGAGTATTAGGTGGGTTAGCAAAATCAACTTCACTTATATCTCcgttagaaaaaaaaactatatcATATCATGAAACGGGTCATGCTCTTATTGGATGGTTTTTAGAATTTGCTGATCCTGTTTTAAAAGTGTCGATAATACCTAGAAGTAATGGTGCATTAGGATATTCTCAACATCTAAGTGAAGAAATTATGTTATTTTCGAAAGAAGCCATACATGATAAAATTGCAGTTATATTAGGTGGCCGTGCAGCAGAAGAACTATTTATTGGAAAAATAACAACAGGAGCAATTgatgatttaaataaagTTACTCAACTAGCTTATTCATATGTATCTCAATATGGAATGAATAAAGAAATAGGTTTAGTTTCGTTTCAACAAAATGGTGGAAATAATGGTAGTGGCGAATATGCTTTTTATCGACCTCATTCAGAATGTTTAGCACATTTAATTGATAATGAAGCTAGAAACTTAATAGAATCACAATATAATCGAGTTAAAgctattttaaaaaaaaatgaaaaacatGTACATAAACTTgctaatttattatatgaaaaagaaacaaTATCTTATCATGATATTGTTAAATGTGTTGGAGAAAGGCCATATCCTATCAAATCCAACTATGAAAAGTTTGTTAAAGCAAACCCCTATAAAATGAATCTATCCACATCTATGGAAGAAAAAACTGGAGAAGTAGATGATCCACAAAATTCTAGAACCCAAATGGATGATTCAGAAAGtgtacaaaaaaatgaacctcaaaaagataataataatgtaagCGATAATGGAAATGataatgatttaaaaaaaaaaaatattcagaATAATAATGAGAAAGGTGTAAATGGTGCTTCTCCAGTTACTCAAAATATTGGCAATAGAAACAAAAAGGATGAAAAAATTTCTAATTTTAACATAAGATAA
- a CDS encoding AP-4 complex subunit mu, putative yields the protein MVISQFYILSPRGDTIINRDFRGDVLKGSAEIFFRKVKLHKGDPPPLFYLNGINFCFLKNNNLYYVLTSLFNISPSYLIELLYRLLKIFKDFCGQLTEEIIRANFILIYEIVDEVIDYGYLQNSNTEYIRYLIHNEISNNNTSSTKFSNLTKFTIKHSNTLPSNASQKPIQVDNKKNEIFIDIVEKINLIMNKKGEIIYSYIDGVIQIKSYLLGNPYIKIALNDDLYIKNIHKDNTNNIIIDDCNFNHLVNTSNFETDRILSLYQPDGECVIMNYRINNNFKAPFHLFANILYNPNHTAELFIRIKLDIPSRYSCTNVLVSCNLCKHISSVHLDGNTNSDLSSAHYIPNEHKLLWTIKKFKGETEYTIRSKITLNQNYEYSRQDFGPIHIMFEIPMFNLSKLRIKYLKIIENYKSSNTHRWVRYITQSSSYVYRFT from the exons atggTGATTTCTCAATTTTATATCCTTTCGCCAAGAGGTGatacaataataaatagaGATTTTCGAGGTGATGTTTTAAAGGGAAGTgctgaaatattttttagaaaagTTAAACTACATAAAGGAGATCCTCCcccattattttatttaaatggaataaatttttgctttttgaaaaataataatttatattatgtgTTAACATCATTATTCAATATATCTCCAAGTTATTTAatagaattattatatagattattaaaaatttttaaagatTTTTGTGGACAATTAACTGAAGAAATTATAAGAGCtaactttattttaatatatgaaatagtAGATGAAGTAATAGATTATGgatatttacaaaatagtAATACTGAATATATAAGATATTTAATACATAATGAAATTAGTAACAATAATACTTCTAGtacaaaattttcaaatttaacaaaatttacAATTAAGCATTCAAACACATTACCTTCTAATGCTTCACAAAAACCTATACAagttgataataaaaaaaatgaaatatttatagatattgttgaaaaaattaatttaattatgaataaaaaaggagaaataatatattcttaTATTGATGGTGTTATACAAATTAAGTCATATTTACTTGGAAatccatatataaaaatagcatTAAATGATGAcctatatattaaaaatattcataaagataatacaaataatataattattgaTGATTGTAATTTTAATCATTTAGTTAACACTTCTAATTTTGAAACAGATCGAATCTTATCTTTATATCAACCAGATGGTGAATGTGTTATTATGAACTATAgaataaataacaattttaagGCTCCGTTTCATCTATTTGCAAATATTCTATATAACCCAAACCACACG GCCGAACTGTTTATACGCATTAAGTTGGATATACCGTCCCGATATTCGTGCACTAATGTTCTCGTAAGTTGCAACTTATGCAAGCATATATCAAGTGTACATTTAGATGGAAATACAAACTCGGATCTATCTTCTGCTCATTACATACCCAATGaacataaattattatggacaataaaaaaatttaag GGAGAAACAGAATATACTATACGTTCTAAAATAACTCTAAACCAAAACTATGAATATTCGAGACAAGACTTTGGGCCTATACATATTATGTTTGAAATTCCAATgtttaatttatcaaaactcagaataaaatatttaaaaataattgaaaaCTATAAATCAAGTAATACACATCGATGGGTTAGATATATTACCCAATCATCGTCATATGTTTATCGatttacataa